In the genome of Epinephelus fuscoguttatus linkage group LG4, E.fuscoguttatus.final_Chr_v1, the window ACCTTGAGTGTTAAAAGTAACTGTGTGGCCTCTTAAATACTTTTCTTACCGTAGCTGATGCACGTTAACTGTCTTCATTCAGCTCCACTTTTCTTTCAGTCACATTTTGAGGTATTCATGATCTGTGCAGTGAACTGTGTTCATCTGAAACCAGATTAATGCTGTCTAATGAAAAATTGGGTGGAGGTTTATACAGATTACAGGCTTATGTGCTGGCAGATCAACCTGCAGTTTAACTCAGAGGCTGCTGTATTTGATCAACAAACGATTTGTTCCGTACGAGGCTTTGTTTCAGTTCAAGGGCAGCTGTGAGGAGCTGTGTGAAGCTTCAGCACCGacaagagaagagagaagtCAAGAGATGAAACAATGAGGAAGAAAAGTCAAGGAAGCAGCGCTGAGGAAGATTTACATGTGAAAGCTACTCAACTTAAATGACGGAAGAGTTTTGGAGCTGACAGCATCAGGATTATCACGACTGCTGACCTAACTATCTCTCACTGAGACTTAACAACAATATCACAGACCTGATAACATACAGTGTACAGCTGAGGAGGCCTGCATCTGTATTTTGATATAAAAGACATAGTTTTAGAATAACAAACAGATGGTGAGCTGGAAAAGAGAGATGCAGCCATCCAACCGGAAGAGACAGAACTCTGCTCTGCATGCAGCAACTCTCATGTGCAGGTTTGtaaaattcattttttataaTTAGTCCTGCCTTTGGATGTTTTTACATATCGTCCTtttgaaacaaaccaaactcagtcctcagaaagtgcaccaaaaagtagaccaacagaaaagggactcagttctctttgtggtcaacttcagctctgatgagGCCTCAAACCTCCTTCCGTTCACACTATAGCCTATAGATGATATTAATGATGTACGTAGGTTTGGTTTAACTTTGACGTGGCACTGTAGTGCGGTTATGAAGACTCTCACCTTCAGATGAACTTAAATTTGGAGTAAAACCTCTGTGCTGTAAACAGTTGCCGTTTGATGTATTCtgcattccacatctggagacgtgcagtatcttccATGGACTGTTCTAGCAAACACCTCTTGGTGCAACTTAGACACATCTTCAGTGATGTTTCCTGGGGTCACTGGGTGTTTCGGGTCTTTCAACATCATACAGTCTCGCCCAGGCGACCCAGCCGGGGTTGATCAAGCCCCAGCTTGTGTCTTAGTGGCTTTAGTTGTCCATGGATCCCCCGCTTGATCCACAGCCATCTTGACATCTTTTCTGCAGCATCAGTGATGTTCTTGATGGCTCTCCTTGTATGCAGTCCCTTCACTCCCAGCATCTTGAGTACCCTAATGAGAGACTGGCCGACGAATCCTCTGCATCCAACCTCGATAGGGTTGCATTGGGTCCGCCATCCCCTGCTTCAGCACTCGTCTGCCAGCTCCTCATATTTGGCCCTCTTCCTTTCAAGGCCTCCTCCATCTGGTTTTCCCAGGGAACAGTCAACTCCAGCAGGACCACTTATCTTGATGTTTCTGACACCAGCACCATATCTGGCCTGAGTGTGGTCTCTGCGATGTTCTCTGGGAATTTAAGCTGTCTCCCCAGGTcgaccaaactactcctcgtcTTGCGTCCTTGCAAGCGTTACAGGCCGACGTGgtttcatttgtgttttcaggcgtcccagtgcaacagcatgtgatctagagggctaaatacaatgACAAAGAGCAAAGCGAACCTGGAgcactttgtgttcacagtGCACAGATTCATCTCGGGAGGTGGTCTGAGGATGGCTtacttcagaggggtctgagtaTTCTTGGAGTGTTCAGATATGCACAAAAAATGCAGAGTCTAGTTATCCACACAGCTCTGTGATGTTTTAAAGGTGCACCTCCTGGTTTTGTTAAGGCACCCGAATCACAAAAGGTTCTCTTAGCTCAAACAAAACTGTCCATTTCTTGGTTTTATTCAGATGAGGTGAAACTCCTTAGTTGATCCTTTGCAGTTGAAAAGCTGCAAAGTGGTTTGACTGGATGGATTTCAGTCTCTCCTGATGGGATTAGACTTTAGCATGACGAGTGACTGCTCTCTGGGAAAGAAGATTTTTGAGAGTATCGTTAGAATATTTagagaaaaaagtcaaatattaCAAGAAAATCTTTTATTGCATTTACACTTTGAATGTTTTCTACCCTGTCGGggagaaaaaatgtttcatttagaatttcattgtattttattcAAGAAGAATTGACAATAAACTTGAACTCAAAGGACAAAAGTGTAATTTTACCAAGAAAAAGTGaaactttattcttgtaatctCTTTTTTTAGTGTTCCCAATACTCTGCAGTACAATACTCTCCATGCCCAGCTGGGTGTGTATCCTGGAGTCAGTCTAGAGTTTGATTTGGATCCCTCGATCATCATGGTTTGTTTACTTATGGATGTGAAATGGCTGAAGAGTTCTGTCCTGTGCTGCTGGTTTCCATCTTTAAATTCCACCCTGCTGCTGTGCTTGTGACCAGCTCCTCTCTGAGAATGGGGCTGTGGGTGTCACTGGGAACAACCTGATTATATAATGAATGCTGAATCCAAATGAAAGCATCAGGACATTAGCCTACCCTCTGCTGGATGTGTGACAGAGGAACAGATGAGATTAGAGCTGGAGAAAATCCACTTTCTCACAGTTTGGGGTTTTTGGAAGGAGAGCATACGTCAGGTCACGACTGCCTCTGGATTCAGGACCATTCAGTGCTCTCtgcttttttcatcttttaaaaATACCTCCTCTGCCAGCCCGTACATTCATGTTATATCTTTTTAGTCATGGTGCTGTAGCAGTGTGGCTCTGTGGATGGCAATAACGGTCCACCACTCTGgttcaaactgaaatatctcagcaactgCTGGATGGATTGTGATGAAATGTAGCTCATcgttcatgttcccctcaggatgaactgtaataactttggtgatttaGTGCAatcatcaggtcaacattttcactaaaaaacacaaatgtgaaCCTCATGGTGACACTAGAGGAAAAGGTTCAGTtgcaagaagaaaatgttggtattgtatatttctgcaaaccatgaatacattacatttgtttcatACATGTTATATCAATGTTgataaagtgatgtagtatataagctgactttgtcatcaggaggtggaggggatggtggatggcaatggtacctaggcaagatgccaaaaaaacaaactcaaaacCAGCTGTGTTTTTAGCAAAATGTCACAGCTTTTCCgccaggattgtgccaccaaaactggtaaatgtaattgtaataacaaacaaaacaaaaaaaaaagagtacttgaggttttaaaggtccagtgtataggatttaaggggacatattggcagaaatggaatataataagtatgttttttcaGCAGCACGTTGGTGCAGTGGtcagcattgtcacctcacagcaagagggttcctggttcgaaccccagggtaggggagcccttctgtgtggagtttgcatgttctccctgtgtcagtgtgggtttcctccaggtgctccagcttcctcccacagtccaaagacatgcaggttaataggtgactctaaattggctgtaggtgtgaatgtgagtgtgaatggttgtctgtctctatgtgtcagccctgtgatagtctggtgacctgtccagggtgaaccctgccgctcacccagtgtcagctgggataggctccagcccccccgtgatcccaacaggataagcagttacagaaaatgaatgaatgaatgaagtatgtttcctttagtgtagaatcacctgaaaataagaatggttgtgtttttgttttcttaaaatgagccgtatatatacacagggagcaggtccttgtccatggaGACTGCCATGttacactgccatgtttctacagtagcccagaatggacaaacaaaacattggctctagatagggacattcatgtttttgcgtTTTTTAACATCAGTCACCATCGTTAGAAGCCTGTCTGTGACAGCCGAGTCAAAAAgtacagattttttaaatacaaaactgctttattcagtgattttagTGAAGGAAGAGAGCTCTGCAGATAagttggctcctggtaaaagcCTCCTGAACATTTGGAAAAgggtgaacacacattagcatgtggtgAGTGAGCAGCCCATCTCTATCATGCCGAAACAGATTTGTTCTGTAATGTGAGGctgctttattcactgtttttactgattttaatcacctggtctgtttgttttggagaggaagagatctctgtggataattcagctcctggtaaaaacctcctaaacaatgaatactggaggaattctaaccaggataagtttcagctggttgcaatccaacatttcttctggtgactgtgTTGTCACCAAAGTGAgtgggattcatcctctggggaacatgaatgtgtcCTTCAGCCAGGAAGTAAAACTCACTGAACTGCTGATGCTCTGTGGTGATTCacaacattttcacattttagtggcttcatattatcatatttatttGCAGTTTATTATTTGTTTCACGTTTGTATTTCTCCCACTTGTAGATATGTGGTGTTTCAGTAAATGTTTCTATTTCAGCGTTGCtacattttggtttattttctgaGCCGCTGATCTCAGACAAATCCCATCATGCATTACAACATTAATTTACTCCACAATGTGTCTAGAAGGCAGCCAGAGTGGCCGGCTACATAATTACCTGCTGCTTTAGTGAACCAGACGCCAgttgaattaaataaaatgaacctCTCTGCACATTAATCTGTCTGTGACATATCGTGTGTTCTGCAGCCGGGCGGCCAGTTCTGTGGAGATGGAGGCAGTTCTGTCAAAGCCTCGGTTCCATTTGGACCTCTGGCTCGGCTTCACCGTCCACAACTGGATCCTGGATGTGGGCCGGCCTGTTGTCATGGTAATAGGATGATTAACTGGTCTCCATTCCTGCAagacaaatttaaatttttatgATTAACTGTGCTCATTTATGGAGGATAATTTCagccagaaaataaaatgaacatttccatgttgtatatttttatttatttatatttaatttaaattaaattaaattaatacttAAAGTGTTATGAGGAGACTCAAGAAATtgtcccttttttaaaaaaaaaaaacaattttttttttttttttttagatttaaatcTGCTCAATCCCCAGCCCCGACAGACAGCTCATAGTGAAAGCTGAAAGAGAAGCTGCACTTAGTTCGGCCTGTTTTTAAAGTGATAGAAATCTAAATCATAACTGTTATTTGAATCTTTTAAGAGAGAAGTTAAACTTGAATCTATATTTTCTTGTTGCCTGAATCTTTTGCAGCTCATCCTTCCAGCAGACTGGTTTCCTCTGAACCGTCCTGGTGCTGCAGAATACCTCCACATACTGTACAACATCACCACACCGCTCATCCTGCTCAAAGTACCTGAGAGACACAACATGCTGCTACACACATGCAGTAATACACCTATATACAAAAATGTCTGTGTAGTCGTTCACATCACGTTCAAACTTGTGTTCTTACAGATGCTTGAACGCAGCCCCAGGACGCTGCCCCGGCCTGCTGTCCATCTCGGCATCATTGCCGTCGTCATGGGAACCAGCCTCCACCTGGCAGCCGACTCCATCACCCGACGGCTCTTGGTGATTGGCTACCAGCTGCACCTGTCAGTCAGAGAGAATCCAATCATGAGGAACCTCAAACCGTCGTCTCTGGCACGTTCCTCTGAAtctgaacacatttacatgtattttattattctgtGATACATGTTGTGacgtctgtgttttgttttgttttgttttgtttgttttaaacaaacaaaacagctggGTGCAGTCTGTTGTACTTGTGACCACACCCAGCAGGGCTGTAGAGTGGTATGTAatcattgtgacatcacagctaCACAGGGTGTGTCTTCTTCAGTTAGTGATCTCCTACATTTTCCAGAATGCCTTTGATCAGCCATCTGAAAACAGGTTTGACCGTTATGCTTTCAGCTACATGTGAAACAACTGGTTAATTAATCAAATAGTTGACCAACGAATacacttattatattttaattacCCTAATGATTTAATTACCAAAGATTGCTCTTGATAAAGTAAAACCTTCAGTCAGTGTCAACGTATTAGATTTTTCTGCAGCTTCTCTGGAAACTTAATTAGATTGATGGGTATtctaacagttgttttttccAAAAAGGGTCCCTAATAAGGGTCAGATGCAGCCCCGCTTTTAACTGTGAGTTATAACATATCTGTAGATATGTGCCTCGTAATTCAAACTTTCACCTATGTCACA includes:
- the cln6b gene encoding ceroid-lipofuscinosis neuronal protein 6 homolog, which produces MVSWKREMQPSNRKRQNSALHAATLMCSRAASSVEMEAVLSKPRFHLDLWLGFTVHNWILDVGRPVVMLILPADWFPLNRPGAAEYLHILYNITTPLILLKMLERSPRTLPRPAVHLGIIAVVMGTSLHLAADSITRRLLVIGYQLHLSVRENPIMRNLKPSSLIDAFELLFYFDDTLGHLMWFVPLFLVLFLFFSGCFSHRRQEEKMPPAGWMLLVPSAAYYWYLITEGQTFILFIFTFFAMTATVMHQRRRGMVPDGNGLFMLYSFSAALFLVALWVACLWSDGVLRKKHPGLIYIPQPRAVYTLHIRQGTQT